One genomic region from Pseudomonas sp. R5-89-07 encodes:
- a CDS encoding substrate-binding domain-containing protein, with the protein MNRRPGLRSLCCAAVAVSAMSLSGLLLAAEEVKIGFLVKQAEEPWFQTEWAFAEKAGKEHGFTVIKIAVPDGEKTLSAIDSLAANGAKGFVICPPDVSLGPAIVAKAKVNGLKVIAVDDRFVDAKGNFMEDVPYLGMAAFEVGQKQGAAMAAEAKKRGWDWKDTYAVINTFNELDTGKKRTDGSIKSLEEAGIPKDHILTAALKTLDVPGSMDATNSALVKLPSGAKNLIIGGMNDNTVLGGVRATESAGFAAANVIGIGINGTDAIGELKKANSGFFGSMLPSPHIEGYNTALMMYEWVTKGTEPPKYTAMDEVTLITRENFQAELTKIGLWK; encoded by the coding sequence ATGAATCGTCGTCCTGGTTTGCGTTCCCTGTGCTGCGCCGCTGTGGCGGTCTCGGCCATGAGCTTGAGCGGCCTGCTGCTGGCCGCTGAAGAAGTGAAGATCGGTTTCCTGGTCAAACAGGCCGAAGAACCCTGGTTCCAGACCGAATGGGCCTTCGCCGAAAAAGCCGGCAAGGAGCACGGCTTCACCGTGATCAAGATCGCCGTGCCGGACGGTGAGAAGACCCTCTCGGCCATCGACAGCCTGGCCGCCAACGGCGCCAAGGGCTTTGTGATCTGCCCGCCGGACGTATCGCTGGGCCCGGCCATCGTCGCCAAGGCCAAGGTCAACGGCTTGAAAGTGATCGCCGTGGACGACCGCTTCGTCGATGCCAAGGGCAACTTCATGGAGGACGTGCCGTACCTGGGCATGGCTGCCTTCGAAGTGGGCCAGAAGCAGGGCGCCGCAATGGCCGCCGAAGCGAAAAAGCGCGGCTGGGATTGGAAAGACACTTACGCGGTGATCAACACCTTCAATGAACTGGACACCGGCAAGAAACGCACCGACGGCTCGATCAAGTCCCTGGAAGAAGCCGGCATCCCCAAGGACCACATCCTCACCGCCGCGCTTAAAACCCTCGACGTTCCGGGTAGCATGGACGCCACCAACTCGGCGCTGGTCAAGCTGCCCAGTGGCGCGAAGAACCTGATCATCGGCGGCATGAACGACAATACCGTGCTCGGCGGCGTACGTGCTACCGAAAGCGCCGGTTTCGCGGCGGCCAACGTGATCGGTATCGGCATCAATGGCACCGACGCCATCGGCGAATTGAAGAAAGCCAACAGCGGTTTCTTCGGTTCGATGCTGCCTAGCCCGCACATCGAGGGCTACAACACCGCGCTGATGATGTACGAGTGGGTGACCAAGGGCACTGAACCGCCCAAGTACACCGCCATGGATGAAGTGACCTTGATCACGCGCGAAAACTTCCAGGCCGAACTGACCAAAATCGGTCTGTGGAAATGA
- a CDS encoding SDR family NAD(P)-dependent oxidoreductase translates to MSTEQALYPDLKGKTVLISGGASGIGEFMVRAFAAQGAKVAFVDRAQSQGERLAALLNSKGQTVEFECCDITDEIGYRAAIGRFEHSLGPITVLVNNAANDVRHTLDEIDSEMFDRLIAVNLKHAFFAAKAVVPMMKQAGGGSIINLGSVGWMMASAGYPVYAASKAAAHGMTRGLARELGPHHIRVNTLVPGWVMTEKQLAMWVDDAARELIARSQCLPGSVMPEHIANMALFLASDASAMCSAQNFIVDGGWV, encoded by the coding sequence ATGAGTACTGAGCAGGCCCTGTATCCCGACCTCAAGGGCAAGACCGTATTGATCTCCGGCGGGGCTTCCGGGATTGGCGAGTTCATGGTGCGGGCGTTCGCCGCCCAGGGCGCCAAGGTGGCCTTCGTGGACCGCGCGCAAAGCCAGGGTGAACGCCTGGCCGCGCTGTTGAACTCCAAGGGCCAGACCGTTGAGTTCGAATGCTGCGATATCACCGATGAAATCGGTTACCGCGCCGCCATCGGGCGCTTCGAACATTCCCTCGGCCCCATCACGGTGCTGGTGAACAACGCCGCCAACGATGTGCGCCATACCTTGGATGAAATCGACTCGGAAATGTTCGATCGGTTGATTGCGGTCAACCTCAAACACGCCTTCTTCGCCGCCAAGGCGGTGGTGCCGATGATGAAACAGGCCGGTGGTGGCTCGATCATCAACCTGGGCTCCGTCGGCTGGATGATGGCCTCCGCCGGCTACCCGGTGTACGCCGCCAGCAAGGCTGCCGCCCACGGCATGACCCGCGGCCTGGCGAGGGAACTGGGGCCGCACCACATTCGCGTCAACACCCTGGTGCCGGGCTGGGTGATGACGGAAAAACAACTGGCGATGTGGGTGGACGACGCCGCCCGTGAGCTGATCGCCCGCAGCCAGTGCCTGCCGGGCAGCGTGATGCCCGAGCATATCGCCAATATGGCGCTGTTTTTGGCTTCCGATGCCTCGGCGATGTGTTCGGCGCAGAACTTTATCGTGGATGGTGGTTGGGTGTAG
- a CDS encoding sugar ABC transporter substrate-binding protein, which yields MHRYSLMVATLLLLFSQWTFAAYRIGVSIARVDDNFMTYVRTGLEAAAKQQDVQIQFEDAQGDVVRQLNQVEGFLNQNVDAVIVLPVDTAATANITRAAVAANKPLVYVNRHPDQPTLPKGVVTVASNDIEAGQLQMRYLAEKLGGKGNVAIIMGDLAQNATHDRTEGAKQVLKDFPGIKIVEQQSAEWQRSKAMDLTSNWLLAGTQFDAIVTNNDEMAIGAAMALQQAGKSKGEVAIVGIDGLPDGLAAIRRGALTASVFQDPKAQASQALQAAVRMIKGEPIEAQVWVPFELINPEQVAVFEQRYK from the coding sequence ATGCATCGCTACTCATTGATGGTTGCCACCCTGTTGCTGCTGTTCAGCCAATGGACCTTCGCCGCGTACCGCATCGGCGTGAGCATCGCGCGGGTCGACGATAACTTCATGACCTACGTGCGCACCGGCCTAGAGGCGGCCGCCAAGCAACAGGACGTGCAGATCCAGTTTGAGGACGCCCAGGGCGACGTGGTGCGTCAGCTCAACCAGGTCGAAGGGTTTCTCAACCAGAACGTCGACGCGGTCATCGTGCTGCCGGTGGACACCGCCGCCACCGCCAACATCACCCGCGCGGCCGTGGCCGCCAACAAGCCATTGGTGTACGTCAACCGCCATCCGGATCAACCCACGCTGCCCAAGGGGGTGGTGACCGTGGCGTCCAACGATATCGAAGCCGGGCAATTGCAGATGCGCTACCTCGCGGAAAAACTCGGCGGCAAGGGCAACGTGGCGATCATCATGGGCGACCTGGCGCAAAACGCCACCCATGACCGCACTGAGGGCGCCAAACAGGTGCTCAAGGACTTTCCCGGGATCAAGATCGTCGAGCAGCAAAGTGCCGAATGGCAACGCAGCAAGGCCATGGACCTGACCAGCAACTGGCTGCTGGCGGGTACCCAGTTCGATGCGATTGTGACCAACAACGATGAAATGGCGATTGGTGCGGCCATGGCCCTCCAGCAAGCCGGCAAGAGCAAAGGCGAAGTAGCGATTGTGGGCATCGATGGCCTGCCCGACGGGTTGGCGGCGATCCGGCGCGGCGCGCTCACGGCATCGGTGTTCCAGGACCCGAAAGCCCAGGCGAGTCAAGCGCTACAGGCAGCGGTGCGGATGATCAAGGGCGAGCCGATCGAAGCGCAGGTGTGGGTGCCCTTCGAGCTGATCAACCCTGAGCAGGTGGCGGTGTTCGAACAGCGCTACAAATAA
- the araH gene encoding L-arabinose ABC transporter permease AraH, whose product MTIQNNALPSARKPLDMRALLDNWAMLLAAVGIFVLCALLVDNFLSPLNMRGLGLAISTVGIAACTMLFCLASGHFDLSVGSVIACAGVVAAIVMRDTDSVMLGIGAALLMGLMVGLINGIVIAKLRVNALITTLATMQIVRGLAYIFADGKAVGVSQDQFFVFGNGQLFGVPVPILITILCFLFFGWLLNYTTYGRNTMAIGGNPEAALLAGVNVDRTKILIFAVHGLIGALAGVILASRMTSGQPMIGQGFELTVISACVLGGVSLSGGIGMIRHVIAGVLILAIIENAMNLKNIDTFYQYVIRGSILLLAVVIDRMKQR is encoded by the coding sequence ATGACCATTCAAAACAACGCGTTGCCTTCGGCACGCAAACCCCTCGATATGCGCGCTTTGCTCGACAATTGGGCGATGCTGCTGGCGGCGGTGGGCATCTTCGTCCTGTGCGCCTTGCTGGTCGATAACTTCCTCTCGCCGCTGAACATGCGCGGGCTGGGCCTGGCGATTTCCACGGTGGGGATTGCGGCGTGCACCATGTTGTTCTGCCTGGCCTCCGGGCACTTCGACTTGTCGGTGGGTTCGGTGATTGCCTGCGCCGGCGTGGTGGCAGCGATTGTGATGCGCGACACCGACAGCGTGATGCTGGGCATCGGCGCGGCGCTGTTGATGGGCCTGATGGTGGGGCTGATCAACGGCATCGTGATTGCCAAGCTGCGGGTCAACGCATTGATCACCACCCTGGCGACCATGCAGATCGTGCGCGGCCTGGCCTATATCTTTGCCGACGGCAAAGCGGTGGGCGTGTCCCAGGATCAGTTCTTCGTGTTCGGCAATGGCCAGTTGTTCGGCGTGCCGGTGCCGATCCTGATCACCATCCTGTGCTTCCTGTTCTTCGGCTGGTTGCTCAACTACACCACCTACGGGCGCAACACCATGGCCATCGGCGGCAACCCGGAAGCGGCGTTGCTGGCGGGGGTCAATGTCGATCGCACCAAGATCCTGATCTTCGCCGTGCACGGCCTGATCGGCGCGTTGGCCGGGGTGATCCTGGCTTCGCGCATGACCTCCGGCCAGCCGATGATCGGCCAGGGTTTCGAACTGACGGTGATCTCGGCCTGTGTGCTGGGTGGGGTGTCGTTGAGTGGCGGGATTGGCATGATCCGGCATGTGATTGCCGGGGTGTTGATCCTGGCGATCATCGAGAATGCGATGAACCTGAAGAACATCGATACCTTCTACCAGTACGTGATCCGCGGCTCGATCCTGCTGTTGGCCGTGGTCATCGACCGCATGAAACAACGCTGA
- the yghU gene encoding glutathione-dependent disulfide-bond oxidoreductase — translation MADYVPPKVWTWDTENGGTFASINRPIAGATHEKALPVGKHPLQLYSLATPNGQKVTILLEELLALGHSGAEYDAWLIKIGDGDQFGSGFVAVNPNSKIPALMDHSGAAPIRVFESGAILQYLAEKFGAFLPTEPAARAECLSWLFWQMGSAPYLGGGFGHFYAYAPSKMEYPINRFAMEAKRQLDVLDKRLAVSEYIAGDEYTIADIAIWPWYGGLVKGRLYGAAEFLSVHEYKHVVRWADAIDARPAVQRGRRVNRVSGDDQLPERHSASDLD, via the coding sequence ATGGCTGACTACGTACCCCCCAAGGTCTGGACCTGGGACACCGAAAACGGCGGCACCTTCGCCAGCATCAACCGGCCCATCGCCGGCGCCACCCATGAAAAAGCACTGCCGGTCGGCAAGCACCCCTTGCAGCTGTATTCCCTGGCCACGCCCAACGGGCAGAAGGTCACTATCCTGCTCGAAGAACTGCTGGCCCTCGGGCACTCCGGTGCCGAATACGATGCCTGGTTGATCAAGATCGGTGACGGCGACCAGTTCGGCAGCGGCTTCGTGGCGGTGAACCCGAACTCGAAGATTCCGGCGTTGATGGACCACAGCGGCGCTGCGCCGATTCGCGTGTTCGAGTCGGGCGCGATCCTGCAGTACCTGGCCGAAAAATTCGGCGCGTTTTTGCCCACTGAACCTGCCGCCCGTGCCGAATGCCTGTCATGGCTGTTCTGGCAGATGGGCAGCGCGCCTTATCTGGGCGGCGGCTTCGGGCATTTCTATGCGTATGCGCCGAGCAAGATGGAATACCCGATCAATCGCTTTGCAATGGAAGCCAAGCGCCAGCTGGATGTGCTGGACAAGCGCCTGGCGGTGAGCGAATACATTGCCGGGGATGAATACACCATTGCCGATATCGCCATCTGGCCGTGGTACGGCGGGTTGGTGAAAGGGCGGTTGTATGGCGCGGCGGAGTTTCTGTCGGTGCATGAATACAAGCACGTCGTGCGCTGGGCGGATGCCATCGATGCGCGGCCGGCGGTGCAGCGCGGGCGGCGGGTGAATCGCGTCTCCGGCGACGATCAGTTGCCCGAACGCCATAGCGCCAGCGACTTGGATTGA
- a CDS encoding MFS transporter, giving the protein MTDCAAHMPAGAVAEPAWLAVFSLAMGVFGLLTAEYLPASLLTPMALDLGVTEALAGQAVTVTAVVALFAGLLVPGLTRGIDRRLVLLGFSTLMIASNLLVALSSSLTVLLLMRILLGIALGGFWSMAAAVAMRLVPAASLPRALSIIFSGIALGTVVAVPLGSYLGGLYGWRSAFIAAAAVGLLTLAFQAFTLPRLAPNGTARLRTVLEVLLRPGIAIGMFGCVLVHTAHFALFTYIRPFLESTTGVDTKGLALMLLGFGVANFAGTLFAGWLLVRRPRATLVLMPVLVAIAALALVWLPASLPGQALLLALWGMAFGGVPVAWSNWVARAVPDQAESAGGMVVASVQSAIAAGAAGGGLMFTFSGIGGVFLGAGVLMLLAALLIALRVQVPGQDGDAGVTRHASLV; this is encoded by the coding sequence ATGACTGATTGTGCAGCCCATATGCCTGCGGGCGCTGTCGCAGAGCCGGCCTGGCTGGCGGTATTTTCCCTGGCGATGGGGGTATTCGGCTTGCTCACGGCTGAGTATTTGCCGGCCAGCCTGTTGACGCCGATGGCCCTGGACCTGGGCGTTACAGAGGCATTGGCCGGGCAAGCCGTCACGGTGACGGCGGTGGTGGCGCTGTTCGCCGGTCTGCTGGTGCCGGGGCTGACCCGTGGTATCGACCGGCGCCTGGTACTGCTGGGGTTTTCCACGCTGATGATTGCCTCCAACCTGCTGGTGGCATTGTCCTCCAGCCTGACGGTGCTGTTGTTGATGCGCATCCTGCTGGGCATCGCGCTCGGCGGTTTCTGGAGCATGGCGGCTGCGGTGGCCATGCGCCTGGTGCCGGCGGCGTCCTTGCCCCGTGCGTTGTCGATCATTTTCAGCGGGATCGCGCTAGGCACCGTGGTGGCCGTGCCGCTGGGCAGCTACCTGGGTGGTCTGTATGGCTGGCGCAGCGCGTTTATTGCGGCGGCCGCCGTCGGCCTGCTGACCCTGGCGTTCCAGGCATTCACGCTGCCACGCCTGGCGCCGAATGGCACTGCGCGCCTGCGCACCGTGCTGGAGGTGCTGTTGCGCCCCGGCATCGCCATCGGCATGTTCGGCTGTGTATTGGTGCACACCGCACATTTCGCGCTGTTCACCTATATCCGGCCGTTCCTGGAAAGCACCACCGGAGTCGATACCAAAGGGCTGGCGCTGATGCTGCTGGGTTTCGGCGTGGCGAATTTCGCCGGCACGTTGTTCGCCGGTTGGTTGCTGGTGCGGCGCCCACGGGCAACGTTGGTGCTGATGCCGGTGTTGGTGGCAATCGCGGCACTCGCCCTGGTCTGGTTGCCTGCGTCACTGCCGGGCCAGGCGCTGCTCCTGGCGCTCTGGGGCATGGCGTTTGGCGGCGTGCCTGTGGCGTGGTCGAACTGGGTAGCGCGTGCAGTGCCGGACCAGGCCGAGAGTGCCGGAGGCATGGTGGTCGCTTCGGTGCAGTCGGCCATCGCCGCAGGCGCTGCCGGTGGCGGGCTGATGTTCACCTTCAGTGGCATTGGTGGGGTGTTTCTCGGTGCGGGTGTGTTGATGTTGCTCGCGGCCTTGCTCATCGCCCTGCGTGTGCAGGTACCTGGGCAAGACGGTGACGCCGGTGTGACGCGCCACGCGTCTTTGGTTTAG
- a CDS encoding aldose epimerase family protein, translating into MKHPRYLLSGLALSMLIASGGAQAAGLTSEQKPFGKTNDGTAVEQYVLRNSHGMQATVITYGGVLQSLKVPDKHGKVDDVVLGFDDVQGYQAGTAFFGATIGRFGNRLAGGAFELDGKRYQVPLNDGPNSLHGGAQGFDKQVWQAKPVKDKDSVGVTLTYLSKDGEMGFPGNLKTEVTYRLNDKNELHIDYKATTDKPTVLNLTNHSYFNLAGAGNGDILKQVATLHASHYTPVNATLIPTGELAPVKGTPMDFLKPTAIGQHIKADHPQLKFAEPKQGGFDFNWALDTKGDVKQLAAEVHDPESGRRLQLYTSEPGVQFYTSNFLDGSMKGKGGKAYQHWSGFTLETQHFPDAPNQPTFASTRLNPGQTYTQNTVFKFSAN; encoded by the coding sequence ATGAAGCACCCTCGATACTTGCTGTCCGGCCTGGCGCTGTCCATGTTGATCGCCAGTGGCGGCGCCCAGGCCGCAGGCCTGACCAGCGAGCAGAAACCTTTCGGCAAAACCAATGACGGCACCGCCGTCGAACAGTACGTGTTGCGCAACAGCCATGGCATGCAAGCCACGGTGATTACCTACGGCGGTGTGTTGCAGTCGCTGAAGGTGCCGGACAAGCACGGCAAGGTCGACGACGTGGTGCTGGGCTTTGACGACGTGCAAGGCTATCAAGCCGGTACCGCGTTCTTTGGTGCGACCATCGGCCGCTTCGGCAATCGCCTGGCCGGCGGCGCCTTCGAACTCGATGGCAAACGCTACCAGGTGCCGCTCAACGACGGCCCCAACTCGCTTCACGGCGGCGCCCAGGGCTTCGACAAGCAGGTGTGGCAGGCCAAGCCGGTCAAGGACAAGGACTCGGTCGGGGTCACCCTCACCTACCTGTCCAAGGACGGTGAGATGGGTTTTCCCGGCAACCTGAAAACCGAAGTCACTTATCGCCTCAACGACAAGAACGAACTGCACATCGACTACAAGGCCACCACCGACAAACCGACTGTGCTCAACCTCACCAACCACAGCTATTTCAACCTGGCCGGCGCGGGTAATGGCGATATTCTCAAGCAGGTCGCCACCTTGCATGCCAGCCACTACACACCGGTGAACGCCACCCTGATCCCCACCGGTGAACTGGCGCCGGTCAAGGGCACACCGATGGACTTCCTCAAGCCTACCGCCATCGGTCAGCACATCAAGGCCGACCATCCGCAGCTCAAGTTTGCCGAGCCGAAACAGGGCGGGTTCGACTTCAACTGGGCGCTGGACACCAAGGGCGATGTGAAGCAACTGGCGGCCGAGGTGCATGATCCTGAGTCGGGGCGGCGTTTGCAGCTCTACACCAGCGAACCGGGCGTGCAGTTCTACACCAGTAACTTCCTCGATGGTTCGATGAAGGGCAAGGGCGGCAAGGCGTACCAGCATTGGAGCGGGTTCACCCTGGAAACCCAGCATTTTCCGGATGCGCCTAACCAGCCCACCTTTGCATCAACCCGCTTGAATCCTGGGCAGACCTACACCCAGAACACCGTCTTCAAGTTCTCCGCTAACTGA
- a CDS encoding AraC family transcriptional regulator, whose amino-acid sequence MQNLDFLTETPSMTSVDAFTASSDLINELLRGMRLRGVQYRRIQAGPTFGMGFGARPGHAYFHFVAAGRATLRAEDGSLFALSAGNAVFISHGGAHALLSAPDAAVQDIDRFDSAPLGDTVCAVDASPDSVPSLLLFSACMEFELGSLQGLGNLMPALMLIDAAGQRYPGLMPILTVMEREMSAARVGFAGILARLADVVAAMIVRGWVECACGNASGLVAALRDPRLASALLALHQQPGHDWSVAELAAQCHTSRSVFADRFQAVLGLPPLRYAAQLRMRLASQWLTLERMPIETVAQRLGYTSQAAFSRAFKRITGQPPGAARRST is encoded by the coding sequence ATGCAGAACCTTGATTTTTTGACTGAAACCCCGAGCATGACTTCAGTAGATGCTTTCACCGCTTCTTCCGACCTGATCAACGAATTGCTGCGCGGCATGCGCCTGCGTGGTGTGCAGTACCGGCGCATCCAGGCCGGGCCCACGTTCGGCATGGGCTTTGGCGCCAGACCGGGCCACGCCTATTTCCACTTCGTCGCCGCCGGGCGCGCCACGCTACGCGCTGAGGACGGCAGCCTTTTCGCACTGTCGGCCGGCAATGCGGTGTTCATTTCCCACGGCGGCGCGCACGCGCTGTTATCTGCACCGGATGCCGCCGTGCAGGACATCGACCGTTTCGACAGCGCACCGTTGGGAGATACCGTGTGCGCTGTGGATGCCTCTCCTGATTCCGTCCCCAGCCTACTGCTGTTCAGTGCGTGCATGGAGTTTGAGCTCGGCAGCCTTCAGGGGCTCGGCAACCTGATGCCGGCCCTGATGTTGATCGACGCCGCAGGCCAGCGTTATCCGGGATTGATGCCGATCCTGACGGTCATGGAACGCGAAATGTCCGCGGCGCGCGTAGGCTTTGCCGGCATTCTCGCGCGCCTCGCCGATGTGGTGGCGGCGATGATCGTACGCGGCTGGGTCGAGTGCGCCTGTGGTAACGCCTCGGGCCTGGTGGCGGCGTTGCGCGACCCGCGCCTGGCCAGCGCCCTGCTCGCCTTGCACCAGCAGCCGGGGCATGACTGGAGCGTAGCGGAGCTTGCCGCCCAGTGTCATACCTCGCGCTCGGTGTTCGCCGACCGCTTCCAGGCCGTCCTCGGCCTACCGCCGCTGCGCTATGCCGCGCAACTGCGCATGCGCCTGGCCAGCCAATGGCTGACCCTGGAACGCATGCCCATCGAAACCGTGGCGCAACGCCTCGGCTATACCTCCCAGGCGGCGTTCAGCCGTGCCTTCAAGCGCATTACCGGGCAGCCGCCTGGGGCGGCCAGGCGTTCGACATGA
- a CDS encoding SMP-30/gluconolactonase/LRE family protein, giving the protein MSLSAVTPHRARLGEGPFWDIASQALYWVDIAARQALRLMDGQLRVWQLPEHVSAFIPCESGDALVTLSSGVYRLDLTTEALTLLCVADPQAGNRGNEARCDAQGRLWLGTMQNNIGAAGEDLPITRRSGGLFRIDADATVTPLLSGLGIPNTLLWNEEGSQVHFGDSMDGTLYQHSIQSDGQLEAAQVWFAPHERGGPDGSAMDSEGYIWNARWDGSCLLRLTPSGEVDRIIELPVSRPTSCVFGGPDLTTLYITSAASPLDHPLDGAVLAIEVDVPGKPCHRFAG; this is encoded by the coding sequence ATGTCGTTGAGCGCAGTCACCCCACACCGTGCGCGGTTGGGCGAAGGGCCGTTCTGGGATATTGCGTCCCAGGCCCTGTATTGGGTGGATATCGCCGCCAGGCAGGCCCTGCGCCTGATGGATGGGCAGTTGCGCGTGTGGCAATTGCCCGAGCACGTCTCGGCGTTCATCCCTTGTGAAAGCGGGGATGCGCTGGTGACCTTGAGCAGCGGTGTGTACCGCCTGGACTTGACCACCGAAGCCCTGACTCTTCTTTGTGTGGCCGACCCGCAAGCGGGCAACCGTGGCAACGAAGCGCGCTGTGATGCCCAGGGTCGACTGTGGCTGGGCACCATGCAGAACAACATCGGCGCCGCCGGCGAAGACTTGCCCATCACCCGGCGCTCCGGTGGCCTGTTTCGTATCGATGCCGATGCGACGGTCACGCCGTTGCTGAGCGGGCTGGGCATTCCCAACACCTTGCTTTGGAACGAGGAGGGCAGCCAGGTGCATTTCGGCGACAGCATGGATGGCACGCTCTATCAGCATTCGATCCAGTCCGACGGCCAGCTCGAAGCCGCCCAGGTGTGGTTTGCACCTCACGAACGCGGTGGGCCGGACGGCTCGGCCATGGACAGCGAGGGCTACATCTGGAATGCCCGTTGGGACGGTAGTTGCCTGCTGCGCCTGACACCCTCGGGTGAAGTGGATCGCATCATCGAACTGCCGGTCAGCCGTCCCACCAGTTGCGTGTTCGGTGGGCCGGATCTGACCACCCTGTACATCACCAGTGCCGCGAGTCCCTTGGATCACCCCCTTGATGGTGCGGTATTGGCCATTGAGGTCGACGTGCCAGGCAAGCCCTGTCACCGCTTCGCCGGATAA
- the araG gene encoding L-arabinose ABC transporter ATP-binding protein AraG, with the protein MTAAALRFDAIGKTFPGVKALDGISFTAHPGQVHALMGENGAGKSTLLKILGGAYIPSTGSVQIGEQVMAFKCAADSIASGVAVIHQELHLVPEMTVAENLFLGHLPSRFGVVNRGLLRQQALACLKGLADEIDPEEKLGRLSLGQRQLVEIAKALSRGAHVIAFDEPTSSLSAREIDRLMAIITRLRDEGKVVLYVSHRMEEVFRICNAVTVFKDGRFVRTFDDMSALSHDQLVTCMVGRDIQDIYDYRPREHGEVALKVDGLLGPGLREPISFEVRKGEILGLFGLVGAGRTELFRLLSGLERAGAGSLELCGEPLQLRSPRDAIAAGVLLCPEDRKKEGIIPLSSVAENINISARGAHSTFGWLLRDGWEKGNADHQIKAMKVKTPNAAQKIMYLSGGNQQKAILGRWLSMPMKVLLLDEPTRGIDIGAKAEIYQIIHNLAAQGIAVIVVSSDLMEVMGISDRILVLCEGAMRGEQLRAHATESNLLQLALPRGVAN; encoded by the coding sequence ATGACCGCTGCAGCCCTTCGTTTTGACGCAATCGGCAAAACCTTCCCTGGGGTCAAGGCGCTGGATGGCATCAGCTTCACCGCCCACCCAGGGCAGGTGCATGCGCTGATGGGCGAGAACGGTGCGGGTAAATCGACGCTGCTGAAGATCCTCGGCGGCGCCTATATTCCCAGCACCGGCTCGGTGCAGATCGGCGAGCAGGTCATGGCCTTCAAATGCGCCGCCGACAGCATCGCCAGCGGCGTTGCGGTGATACACCAGGAGCTGCACCTGGTGCCGGAAATGACCGTTGCCGAGAACCTGTTCCTCGGGCATTTGCCGTCGCGCTTTGGCGTGGTCAACCGCGGCCTGCTGCGCCAGCAAGCGCTGGCGTGTCTCAAGGGCCTGGCCGATGAAATCGACCCTGAAGAAAAGCTTGGGCGCTTGTCCCTGGGCCAGCGCCAATTGGTGGAAATCGCCAAGGCGCTGTCCCGTGGCGCCCATGTGATCGCCTTCGATGAGCCGACCAGCAGCCTTTCGGCGCGCGAAATCGACCGTTTGATGGCGATCATCACGCGCCTGCGCGACGAGGGCAAAGTGGTGCTCTACGTGTCGCACCGCATGGAGGAGGTGTTCCGCATCTGCAATGCGGTGACGGTGTTCAAGGACGGCCGCTTCGTGCGCACCTTCGATGATATGAGCGCACTGAGCCACGACCAGTTGGTGACCTGCATGGTCGGTCGCGATATCCAGGATATCTACGATTACCGCCCGCGCGAGCACGGCGAAGTCGCGTTGAAGGTCGACGGCCTGCTCGGCCCCGGCTTGCGCGAGCCGATCAGTTTTGAGGTGCGCAAAGGGGAAATCCTCGGCCTGTTCGGGTTGGTGGGGGCAGGGCGCACGGAACTGTTCCGACTGCTCAGTGGCCTGGAGCGTGCCGGTGCCGGCAGCCTGGAGTTGTGCGGTGAGCCGCTGCAATTGCGCTCACCTCGCGATGCGATTGCCGCCGGCGTGCTGCTGTGCCCCGAGGACCGCAAGAAGGAGGGCATCATTCCGCTGTCCAGTGTTGCCGAAAACATCAACATCAGTGCCCGTGGCGCGCATTCCACGTTTGGCTGGCTGTTGCGCGACGGCTGGGAAAAAGGCAACGCCGATCACCAGATCAAGGCAATGAAGGTCAAGACCCCGAACGCGGCGCAGAAGATCATGTACTTGTCCGGTGGCAACCAGCAAAAGGCCATTCTTGGCCGCTGGCTGTCGATGCCGATGAAGGTGCTGCTGCTGGACGAACCGACCCGTGGCATCGATATCGGCGCCAAGGCCGAGATCTACCAGATCATCCATAACCTCGCGGCGCAAGGCATTGCGGTGATCGTGGTGTCCAGCGACCTGATGGAAGTCATGGGCATTTCCGACCGCATCCTGGTGCTGTGCGAAGGCGCCATGCGCGGTGAACAACTGCGCGCACACGCGACTGAATCCAACCTGCTGCAGCTGGCCTTGCCGCGCGGCGTGGCGAACTGA